Proteins encoded by one window of Vigna radiata var. radiata cultivar VC1973A chromosome 5, Vradiata_ver6, whole genome shotgun sequence:
- the LOC106762573 gene encoding uncharacterized protein LOC106762573 → MGSDDRDGNRLIKANFTADGAAKLKESVMEKLKEFMGDYSDDTLVDYVIVLLRNGRRKEQARNDLNVFLGENSDSFVSWLWDHLDSHLGLYVQPEALLNEAPKKSILSEVQAGDDDSQHLNSVSERGKSNKLSRSRHNKDWKGLMRGEAEPPPVRSSVVDNSYLEEKGPPEANYGQRSLSPMPPVQRKRGRADEQQRIKRESISQVNIAAPRRLLQFAVRDAVATSRTANTGMLEPSLKRLRSVVSTSAGDSALVERPQRVQLASRVANPMATVIKAVAEAAEDVIKSKSSGSVFDRLGRGMDTSDDNRQLEDSYQHQEQNHLLRPQGTDYNGQYAANTPMLGHETGYPSDSNSSDNEGFDDINTMGRRVSGASQISPSVGSRGNDSLMMQYSLAKTVDNSLHLKRKQEREQLDASPNTSHKIVNIFSVNVNTWKPPKRQEPREVEEFDGSKTFYNERGPRSSLRLVKEHANEHGNSQNVSNGNVNAALDAQKESSKAHLTASGSNAAGRPSEDVDSRTIFVSNVHFAATKDGLSRHFNRFGEVLKVIIVTDAATGQPKGSAYVEFMRKDAADNALSLDGTSFMSRILKVVKKSAAHHESAPAIAWPRIFRGSAFPSARFSRHPFPRGIPGAFRARPPIKLGARSLQWKRDAQGSDSSPSMNTGSVAAPAAAPATRGFTYVRTESKPESSLGTT, encoded by the exons ATGGGGAGCGACGATCGAGACGGTAATAGGCTGATCAAGGCGAATTTCACCGCCGACGGAGCGGCCAAGCTGAAGGAGAGTGTGATGGAGAAACTCAAGGAATTCATGGGAGATTATTCAGATGACACTCTTGTG gattatgttattgttttattgaGGAATGGTAGGCGCAAAGAACAAGCTAGGAATGATTTAAATGTCTTTCTGGGAGAGAACAGTGATTCATTTGTATCATG GCTCTGGGATCATCTGGATTCACATTTAGGTTTGTATGTACAACCTGAAGCATTGCTGAATGAAGCTcctaaaaaaagtattttatcagAGGTTCAAGCTGGGGACGATGATTCTCAGCACTTAAATTCAGTGTCAGAAAGAGGAAAGTCTAATAAGTTATCTAGAAGTCGCCATAACAAAGATTGGAAAGGATTGATGAGGGGAGAAGCTGAACCACCTCCTGTTCGAAGCTCTGTGGTTGACAATTCTTATTTGGAGGAAAAAGGTCCACCGGAAGCCAATTATGGTCAAAGGTCTCTTTCTCCAATGCCTCCAGTTCAGAGGAAAAGGGGCCGTGCTGATGAACAACAGAGAATAAAG AGGGAATCTATCTCACAAGTAAATATTGCTGCTCCACGAAGGCTGCTTCAATTTGCAGTGCGAGATGCTGTAGCTACTTCAAGGACAGCCAATACAGGCATGTTGGAGCCTTCCCTGAAGCGACTGCGATCTGTAGTTTCTACATCGGCAGGTGATTCAGCTTTGGTTGAACGTCCACAGAGGGTGCAGCTTGCTTCCAGGGTGGCAAATCCAATGGCTACAGTGATTAAGGCGGTGGCAGAAGCTGCAGAAGATGTGATAAAATCCAAGTCCTCTGGAAGTGTATTTGATAGACTTGGCCGTGGTATGGATACATCAGATGATAACCGACAACTTGAAGATAGTTACCAACATCAGGAGCAAAATCATTTACTCCGTCCTCAAGGAACTGACTACAATGGGCAGTATGCTGCAAATACACCTATGCTGGGACATGAAACTGGTTATCCTTCTGATTCAAATTCTTCAGATAATGAAGGGTTTGATGATATTAATACCATGGGTCGTAGAGTCTCTGGAGCTTCTCAGATCAGTCCCTCTGTTGGAAGCAGGGGCAATGATTCACTGATGATGCAGTATAGTTTAGCAAAAACAGTTGACAATAGTTTGCACCTAAAACGGAAACAAGAACGAGAGCAACTTGATGCTTCACCCAACACATCTCATAAGATTGTGAACATATTTTCAGTTAATGTAAATACTTGGAAGCCACCGAAACGTCAGGAACCAAGAGAGGTTGAAGAATTTGATGGTAGTAAAACTTTTTACAATGAAAGAGGTCCCAGATCTAGTCTGCGGCTAGTGAAGGAACATGCCAACGAACATGGCAACTCACAAAACGTCAGTAATGGGAAT GTAAACGCTGCTCTTGATGCTCAGAAAGAGTCTAGCAAGGCACACTTAACTGCTTCTG GTTCTAACGCTGCTGGTCGTCCTTCAGAAGATGTTGATTCCAGAACCATTTTTGTTAGTAAT GTTCATTTTGCTGCCACCAAAGATGGCCTGTCTCGtcattttaatagatttggGGAGGTTTTGAAAGTGATTATAGTTACTGATGCAGCAACAGGACAACCAAAAGG GTCAGCTTATGTTGAGTTCATGCGAAAAGACGCAGCAGATAATGCATTATCTCTGGATGGCACTTCTTTCATGTCACGGATTCTCAAG GTTGTTAAGAAAAGTGCTGCACATCACGAATCAGCTCCAGCTATTGCATGGCCACGCATTTTTAGGGGTTCAGCTTTTCCTTCTGCTAGGTTTTCCAGACATCCCTTTCCAAGAGGTATTCCTGGTGCGTTTAGAGCTCGGCCCCCAATTAAATTGGGTGCCAGGAGCTTGCAATGGAAGCGGGATGCCCAGGGGTCTGACAGTAGTCCATCTATGAATACCGGCAGTGTAGCTGCTCCTGCAGCAGCCCCTGCTACTCGTGGTTTCACCTATGTCAGAACAGAATCTAAGCCAGAAAGCAGCTTGGGTACGACGTAG